In Glycine max cultivar Williams 82 chromosome 7, Glycine_max_v4.0, whole genome shotgun sequence, a single window of DNA contains:
- the LOC100819000 gene encoding receptor for activated C kinase 1B: protein MTEAEVFVFRGTLRGHTDTVTAIATPENNNNNSDKIIVSSSRDNSLIVWRLTKEYSNSYGVLHRRLTGHSHFVSDVALSSDADFAVSASWDGELRLWDLSTGATKLRFIGHAKDVLSVALLNDSVIISGSRDHTIKAWNTCGTCMSTVDNGSGDGHTDWVSCVRFIPDAAPPRLVSASWDGSVRVWDVDVDVDKGALRKRFTLSGHEGYVNVVAVSPDASLVASGGKDGVVLLWDMAGGVKIYEFEVGSVVHGLWFSPNRYWMCIATDESVRVWDLESNSIIKDLNVNGNNDHYNYVNGGTEITANNKDIYCTSMNWDADGNTLFCGYTDGLIRIWEVIS from the exons ATGACAGAGGCAGAGGTTTTCGTCTTCCGAGGAACACTGCGTGGCCACACCGACACTGTCACCGCAATAGCCACCCcagagaacaacaacaacaactccgACAAAATCATCGTCAGTTCCTCCCGTGACAATTCCTTAATCGTGTGGCGCCTCACTAAGGAATACTCAAACTCTTACGGTGTTCTCCACCGCAGGCTAACCGGTCACTCTCACTTTGTCAGCGATGTCGCTTTATCCTCCGACGCCGATTTCGCCGTCTCCGCCTCCTGGGACGGCGAGCTCCGCCTCTGGGACCTCTCCACCGGCGCCACCAAGCTCCGCTTCATCGGTCACGCCAAGGACGTCCTCTCCGTCGCGCTCTTGAACGACAGTGTTATAATTTCCGGCTCACGTGACCACACCATCAAGGCGTGGAACACGTGCGGCACGTGCATGTCGACGGTGGACAACGGCAGCGGTGACGGTCACACGGATTGGGTTTCATGCGTGCGGTTCATTCCGGACGCGGCGCCACCGAGGTTGGTGTCGGCGTCGTGGGACGGGAGCGTTAGGGTTTGGGACGTGGACGTGGACGTGGACAAGGGCGCGTTGAGGAAGAGGTTTACTCTCTCCGGGCACGAGGGTTACGTGAACGTGGTGGCGGTGTCACCGGACGCGTCGTTGGTTGCGAGTGGGGGAAAGGATGGGGTGGTGCTGCTGTGGGATATGGCGGGTGGGGTGAAGATTTATGAGTTTGAGGTTGGTTCGGTTGTGCATGGGTTGTGGTTTTCTCCAAACAGGTATTGGATGTGTATTGCCACGGATGAGAGTGTTAGGGTTTGGGATTTGGAGAGTAATAGCATTATAAAGGATTTGAATGTCAATGGTAACAACGACCACTACAATTATGTCAATGGTGGGACTGAGATCACTGCCAACAACAAG GATATTTATTGCACGAGTATGAATTGGGATGCTGATGGGAACACGTTGTTCTGTGGTTACACCGACGGTCTAATCAGAATATGGGAAGTCATTAGCTGA